The following are encoded in a window of Bacillus sp. SORGH_AS_0510 genomic DNA:
- a CDS encoding sulfurtransferase produces MKYVRDREWLIKKLDDSTLKIVDCRFSLMDPNKGKKDYLKSHIPGAIFFDLEQDLSGPVKEHGGRHPLPNIDELVRKLENSGITNETTIIAYDFGEGAYAARFWWLLKYLGHRNVYVLDGGYKGWLEANGPVTVEIPSIKTAKMHVELNPDILATTEEVKQVVENQSKDSILIDSREARRFLGLEEPIDKKAGHIPGALNKPWMEGLSECRYKTVDEQRQRFANIDLENQIIVYCGSGVTAVPNFLALKEAGYEKVKLYVGSFSDWISYDGNNIV; encoded by the coding sequence ATGAAGTATGTAAGAGACAGAGAATGGCTTATCAAAAAGTTGGATGATAGTACTTTGAAAATTGTCGACTGCCGCTTTTCCTTAATGGATCCCAATAAAGGGAAAAAGGATTATCTTAAAAGTCATATTCCAGGTGCAATCTTCTTTGACTTGGAACAGGACTTGTCTGGACCTGTTAAAGAGCATGGAGGAAGGCATCCATTACCAAATATTGATGAACTAGTTAGGAAACTCGAAAATTCTGGAATTACCAACGAAACAACAATTATTGCTTATGATTTTGGAGAAGGAGCATATGCAGCCCGATTTTGGTGGCTTCTTAAGTACCTTGGCCATAGAAATGTCTATGTCCTTGATGGAGGGTATAAAGGCTGGCTGGAAGCTAATGGTCCTGTAACAGTAGAAATTCCTTCGATCAAAACTGCAAAAATGCATGTAGAACTAAACCCGGATATTCTTGCTACAACAGAGGAAGTCAAACAAGTAGTGGAAAATCAGTCAAAAGATAGTATATTAATTGATTCAAGAGAAGCGAGAAGATTTCTTGGATTAGAAGAACCAATCGATAAAAAAGCAGGACATATTCCAGGTGCACTAAATAAGCCTTGGATGGAAGGCTTAAGTGAATGTCGATATAAAACAGTTGATGAACAAAGACAAAGGTTTGCCAATATTGATTTAGAGAACCAGATTATTGTATACTGCGGCTCTGGAGTAACAGCTGTCCCCAATTTTTTAGCTTTAAAGGAAGCTGGATATGAAAAGGTAAAGCTATATGTTGGAAGCTTCAGTGATTGGATTTCGTACGATGGAAATAATATCGTATAA
- a CDS encoding 5'-3' exonuclease H3TH domain-containing protein, whose amino-acid sequence MNSQKPSLMLVDGMALLFRAFYATAVTGQFMINSKGIPTNGIHGFVKHLFTAVSSFKPTHLAVCWDMGSKTFRTELFPDYKGNRGEAPIELIPQFDLVKEVVAAFDIPNIGLEGFEADDCIGTVARHAKEFAHVSILTGDQDILQLLDDRISVILMKKGYGNYLVHTPQSFFEDKGITPKQMIDLKALMGDPSDNYPGVKGIGEKTALKLLQEYHHIEGIISNLDRLSKSNKTKIEQDLEMLHLSRMLAEIKCDVPVTYNFEETGLQIEKEKALNKLLEVELRGLQRLLPLNEAVIS is encoded by the coding sequence TTGAATAGTCAAAAGCCTTCATTAATGCTAGTCGATGGGATGGCATTATTATTCCGTGCATTTTATGCAACTGCAGTAACAGGACAATTTATGATCAATTCAAAGGGTATTCCTACTAATGGAATTCATGGTTTTGTGAAACACTTGTTTACAGCTGTTTCCTCGTTTAAACCAACTCATTTGGCAGTATGTTGGGATATGGGGAGCAAAACCTTTCGGACAGAGTTGTTCCCAGACTACAAAGGAAATAGAGGCGAAGCACCAATTGAGCTTATCCCTCAATTTGATTTAGTCAAGGAAGTAGTGGCTGCTTTTGATATACCCAATATAGGATTAGAAGGCTTTGAAGCAGATGATTGCATCGGTACAGTTGCTAGGCATGCAAAGGAATTCGCGCATGTTTCAATACTCACGGGAGATCAAGATATTCTTCAGTTACTGGATGATCGTATTTCCGTCATTCTGATGAAAAAGGGATACGGAAACTATCTTGTTCACACGCCTCAAAGCTTTTTTGAAGATAAAGGTATCACTCCAAAGCAAATGATTGATTTAAAAGCACTTATGGGTGACCCTAGTGATAATTATCCAGGAGTTAAAGGAATTGGTGAGAAAACAGCGTTAAAGCTTTTACAAGAGTATCATCATATTGAGGGAATCATCTCTAACCTGGATCGTTTATCAAAATCGAATAAAACAAAGATTGAACAGGATTTGGAAATGTTGCATCTATCTAGAATGCTTGCGGAAATAAAATGCGATGTCCCTGTGACATATAACTTTGAAGAAACAGGTCTTCAAATTGAAAAAGAAAAAGCGTTAAATAAATTATTGGAAGTCGAGCTTCGTGGATTACAGAGACTGCTGCCACTGAATGAAGCCGTTATTTCTTAA
- the sspL gene encoding small, acid-soluble spore protein L, giving the protein MSKKHNANRGVKAPGVNPQGYGQDAEFAEEPKSKLENAAKKKNTK; this is encoded by the coding sequence ATGAGTAAAAAACATAATGCTAACCGCGGGGTTAAAGCACCTGGAGTGAATCCTCAAGGATATGGACAAGACGCAGAATTCGCAGAAGAACCTAAGAGCAAACTTGAAAATGCTGCGAAAAAGAAAAATACCAAGTAA
- a CDS encoding divergent PAP2 family protein, which produces MNKGVYLALFSIGLAQGMKIPIHYFKKNEWRPELFFGTGGMPSSHSAGVSTLTTYIALQRGLPTFDFALSLVYGLIVMYDAQGVRRQTGELTLKVNSMNDLIEKIHKDESVEFEQESPKRLKEMLGHQPEEVIGGAILGVLVGVIGHLCTKKNRKSSIFRVRF; this is translated from the coding sequence ATGAATAAAGGTGTTTATTTAGCACTTTTTAGCATTGGACTAGCTCAAGGGATGAAAATTCCTATCCATTATTTTAAAAAGAATGAATGGCGTCCTGAGCTTTTTTTTGGAACAGGCGGAATGCCGAGTTCACATTCAGCAGGGGTTTCTACACTTACCACGTATATTGCTTTACAAAGGGGATTACCGACGTTCGATTTTGCTCTTTCCCTCGTCTATGGACTAATTGTTATGTACGATGCACAAGGTGTCCGAAGGCAAACAGGTGAGCTAACATTAAAGGTGAACTCAATGAACGATTTGATAGAGAAAATCCACAAAGATGAAAGTGTTGAGTTTGAACAGGAATCACCGAAAAGACTGAAGGAAATGTTAGGGCACCAACCAGAAGAAGTAATTGGTGGTGCAATCCTCGGTGTTTTAGTGGGCGTTATCGGGCATTTGTGTACAAAAAAGAATAGAAAATCATCTATTTTTAGGGTAAGATTTTAA
- a CDS encoding DUF6123 family protein, producing MRTVEEYLHYLKGKGFHFQEDAIGFIFFGKHYTNASDEMINTAIELTLKAQKCFDGSFYVSLLETLISNEIDSRKDAIRFIKEKELIAI from the coding sequence GTGCGAACAGTGGAAGAGTATTTGCACTACTTGAAAGGTAAAGGCTTTCATTTTCAAGAAGATGCAATTGGATTTATTTTCTTCGGAAAACACTATACAAATGCTTCCGATGAGATGATCAATACTGCGATAGAGCTAACATTGAAAGCGCAAAAATGCTTTGATGGCAGTTTTTATGTTTCCTTATTGGAAACGCTTATATCGAACGAAATAGACAGTAGAAAAGATGCAATCAGATTTATTAAAGAAAAAGAATTAATAGCAATTTAA
- a CDS encoding DMT family transporter, translating to MKRPLFADLSLLLVTLIWGTTFVIVQNAIDFLEPFAFNGIRFAIAALLLMICLVSFERKQLQKLNLKLLASGIFIGFWLYLGYVTQTIGLLYTTTSKAGFITGLSVVLVPLFSMLLLKQYPSKNAVVGVLTATVGLFLLTMTDVTSLNIGDGFVLVCAISFALHIILTGKFSSKYPTLLLTVIQISTVALLSMVSSFIFEDWKKSFQLDILLSQDVIFALIVTSIFATAVAFFIQTNFQRYTSATRVALIFAMEPVFAAIAGYTWANERLSSSALLGCVLIFMGMIFAEVPMKKVPPLKKNKTIEG from the coding sequence ATGAAAAGACCGTTATTTGCAGATTTGAGTTTGCTTCTTGTTACGTTGATTTGGGGAACTACTTTTGTTATAGTTCAAAATGCTATTGATTTTCTAGAGCCTTTTGCTTTTAATGGTATTCGTTTTGCAATTGCGGCTCTATTATTGATGATTTGTCTCGTTTCTTTTGAAAGGAAACAATTACAAAAACTAAACTTAAAATTGCTAGCCTCAGGTATCTTTATTGGGTTTTGGCTTTATCTAGGATATGTAACCCAAACCATTGGTCTTCTCTATACAACTACATCCAAAGCCGGATTTATTACGGGATTAAGCGTTGTTTTAGTCCCTTTATTTTCAATGCTCTTACTAAAACAATACCCAAGCAAGAATGCGGTTGTTGGTGTGTTAACTGCTACTGTCGGCCTGTTCTTACTCACTATGACGGATGTAACATCCTTAAATATTGGTGATGGTTTTGTGCTTGTTTGTGCAATTAGTTTTGCACTTCATATTATATTAACAGGAAAATTTAGCAGTAAATATCCTACATTATTATTAACGGTTATACAAATTTCGACTGTTGCATTATTATCAATGGTATCCTCTTTTATATTTGAGGATTGGAAAAAGTCATTTCAACTGGACATTCTTTTGTCACAAGATGTTATTTTTGCCCTTATTGTTACTAGCATCTTTGCAACTGCTGTGGCATTCTTTATCCAAACAAATTTCCAAAGGTACACTTCCGCAACTAGAGTTGCTTTAATTTTCGCAATGGAACCAGTCTTCGCTGCCATTGCCGGATACACATGGGCAAATGAAAGGTTATCCTCCAGTGCTCTCTTAGGGTGCGTTTTGATTTTTATGGGGATGATTTTTGCTGAAGTTCCAATGAAAAAAGTTCCTCCACTAAAAAAAAATAAAACCATTGAGGGATGA
- a CDS encoding reverse transcriptase-like protein has product MIEVYIDGASAGNPGLSGAGIFIKANGTAEEYSIPLGPMTNHEAEFHAFIHALKICLDKGYIHSVVSFRTDSELINRAMEKEFVKNKQYLPLLEEALTLSRKMELFFMKWIPSAENKVADKLARLAIQKNTSEGA; this is encoded by the coding sequence ATGATTGAAGTCTATATTGATGGAGCTAGTGCTGGTAATCCTGGACTAAGCGGAGCTGGGATTTTCATTAAGGCTAACGGCACAGCTGAAGAATATTCTATACCTCTTGGTCCAATGACAAATCATGAAGCTGAATTTCATGCTTTTATCCACGCATTAAAAATATGTTTAGACAAAGGATACATTCACTCAGTTGTGTCGTTTCGTACTGATTCTGAACTAATTAATAGGGCGATGGAAAAAGAATTTGTAAAAAACAAACAATATTTGCCATTACTTGAAGAAGCTTTAACCTTATCAAGGAAAATGGAATTATTCTTTATGAAATGGATTCCTAGTGCCGAGAACAAAGTAGCGGATAAATTAGCAAGACTTGCCATTCAAAAAAACACTAGTGAAGGAGCCTAG
- a CDS encoding reverse transcriptase-like protein: MNYKLEWKYKLKSNEKVHFSSEYVSGEVAIQIGEELEATGKVSELYFYDEKGTSWILKEMKKLLTEIEEEPHDITVYFDGGYQKDSNLAGLGAVIFFKQGKKKYRIRANERLEQLENNNEAEYAAFYYALNILEDLGVQQLSCEFKGDSQGILKQLEGEWPCYEETLNRWLDRIEEKLKALGLVPKYTVISRKENKEADRLATQALEGKEIFAKTLIL; this comes from the coding sequence ATGAATTATAAATTAGAGTGGAAATATAAATTGAAGAGTAACGAAAAAGTGCATTTTTCATCAGAGTACGTTTCTGGAGAAGTTGCCATACAGATTGGTGAGGAGCTTGAAGCGACAGGAAAAGTATCTGAATTGTATTTTTATGATGAAAAAGGGACATCTTGGATTTTAAAAGAAATGAAAAAACTGCTCACTGAAATTGAGGAAGAACCTCATGATATTACCGTTTATTTTGATGGAGGGTATCAAAAGGATTCAAATTTAGCGGGATTAGGAGCTGTAATATTTTTTAAACAGGGCAAAAAGAAATACCGTATTAGGGCTAATGAGCGTCTAGAACAATTGGAGAACAACAATGAAGCCGAATATGCAGCTTTTTACTATGCTCTGAATATTTTAGAGGATTTAGGTGTTCAGCAATTATCCTGCGAGTTCAAAGGTGACTCTCAAGGTATATTAAAACAACTTGAAGGGGAATGGCCATGCTATGAAGAAACACTAAATCGCTGGCTAGATCGGATTGAGGAAAAACTTAAAGCACTCGGTCTCGTACCTAAGTATACTGTCATTTCTAGAAAAGAAAACAAAGAGGCAGATCGGTTAGCCACCCAGGCTTTAGAAGGTAAAGAAATATTCGCAAAAACATTAATTCTATAA
- a CDS encoding zinc-finger domain-containing protein — protein sequence MEQVCRRELLSHMENLMIHYCEGCFLHQHIKKENGRRAAHRFCISQCTVGEKLQEYGKKLK from the coding sequence ATGGAACAAGTATGTAGAAGGGAATTGTTAAGTCATATGGAAAACTTAATGATTCATTACTGTGAGGGCTGTTTTTTACACCAGCATATAAAAAAAGAAAATGGACGAAGAGCAGCACATCGATTTTGTATAAGCCAATGTACAGTTGGTGAAAAATTGCAGGAATATGGGAAAAAACTAAAGTAA
- the cspD gene encoding cold-shock protein CspD: protein MQNGKVKWFNNEKGFGFIEVEGGDDVFVHFSAITGEGFKSLEEGQEVSFEIVEGNRGPQAANVVKL from the coding sequence ATGCAAAACGGTAAAGTTAAATGGTTTAACAATGAAAAAGGTTTCGGTTTTATCGAAGTTGAAGGCGGAGACGATGTATTCGTACACTTCAGCGCTATCACTGGTGAAGGCTTCAAATCATTAGAAGAAGGCCAAGAAGTTTCTTTCGAAATCGTTGAAGGAAACCGCGGACCACAAGCTGCTAACGTAGTAAAACTTTAA
- a CDS encoding DNA topoisomerase III, with translation MKLIIAEKPDQGSTLASIFKHKKQNGFIEIFPNDIFPKGAYVTWAIGHICQLVAPEKYQSGWKKWSLENLPIIPEQFEYEVTKDKAKQYQVIQKLIENPAVTEIIHAGDAGREGELIIRNILRLTKCKKPMRRLWISSLTANAIKDGFKKLLEEKDTRNLYFEAYTRACADWVVGMNASRLYSLLLQKQGFSDVFSVGRVQTPTLALIVKRELEIENFKSEPFWEVLAHFKVNGKKYSGKWQNDGETRVKTKELAEKVAAFCREKPAEVSEVQSEKKEFLPPLLYNLSALQAEANKRFKFSPKKTLDIMQKLYQKGNVSYPRSDSRYVTKEEAITFPDILKKLSHIKDYAAFFPLPNQSIIENKRYVNEKKVTDHYAIIPTEQIPNVEKLSPDERKIYDLVVTSLIAAHYNKSIAEYTTVTTLVDGRAAFISKGKVQIEEGWKKVIKSKDREDEPALPSLIKGEQGITEKVEVKESQTQPPKRYTEGQLITLMKTAGRHIDDKELEKVLSKTEGLGTEATRAGIITMLKDRLYIEVKKNVVYATAKAKILIDAIGSEILASPEMTAKWEQKLKEISEGSAVPKQFMDQTKKMVIHLISSSLEQEQKWSFSDDLRDQFTPGKQKNKRQTYTKLGTCKKCDGSIVDKGSFYGCSNYQKNQCNFTISKKILGKTITQKNIKLLLSEGKTELIDGFKNKDKTFNARLFLDEKESKIRFLFNEPVPK, from the coding sequence ATGAAATTAATTATTGCCGAGAAACCTGATCAAGGATCAACATTAGCGTCAATTTTTAAGCATAAAAAGCAAAATGGATTTATTGAAATTTTCCCCAATGATATTTTTCCAAAAGGTGCTTATGTGACTTGGGCTATTGGACATATTTGTCAATTGGTAGCTCCAGAAAAGTATCAGTCTGGCTGGAAAAAATGGTCATTAGAAAATCTGCCAATTATACCTGAGCAATTTGAATATGAAGTAACTAAAGATAAAGCTAAACAATATCAGGTTATCCAAAAACTAATTGAGAATCCGGCAGTAACAGAAATTATCCATGCCGGGGATGCAGGGCGTGAAGGCGAACTCATCATTCGTAATATTCTTAGATTAACTAAATGTAAGAAACCGATGAGAAGATTATGGATTTCTTCGTTAACAGCAAATGCTATTAAAGACGGATTTAAAAAACTGCTAGAAGAAAAAGATACAAGAAATCTATATTTTGAAGCGTATACAAGAGCATGTGCTGATTGGGTAGTTGGTATGAATGCATCAAGACTATACAGTTTGTTACTTCAAAAACAGGGTTTTTCTGATGTTTTTTCCGTTGGAAGAGTGCAAACGCCAACGTTGGCCTTAATAGTGAAAAGAGAATTAGAAATAGAGAATTTTAAATCTGAACCATTTTGGGAGGTTCTTGCTCACTTTAAAGTCAATGGTAAGAAATATAGTGGCAAATGGCAAAATGACGGAGAAACAAGAGTGAAAACAAAAGAATTAGCTGAAAAAGTAGCCGCATTTTGTCGAGAAAAACCTGCTGAGGTTAGTGAAGTACAATCAGAGAAAAAGGAATTTTTGCCACCTTTACTATATAATTTATCTGCACTTCAAGCAGAAGCAAATAAACGTTTTAAATTTTCGCCTAAAAAAACACTAGATATCATGCAAAAGCTCTACCAAAAAGGAAATGTTTCCTATCCACGCTCAGACTCTCGGTATGTAACCAAAGAAGAAGCCATTACTTTCCCGGATATACTGAAAAAATTAAGTCATATTAAAGACTATGCTGCTTTTTTTCCATTACCCAATCAATCCATAATTGAAAATAAGCGATATGTAAATGAAAAAAAGGTTACGGATCACTACGCAATTATTCCAACAGAACAAATACCCAATGTAGAAAAACTAAGCCCAGATGAGCGGAAAATCTATGATTTAGTGGTTACTAGCTTAATTGCGGCACACTATAATAAATCGATTGCTGAATATACGACGGTGACCACTTTAGTAGATGGAAGGGCTGCATTTATTTCAAAAGGGAAAGTTCAAATAGAAGAAGGTTGGAAAAAGGTAATAAAATCAAAAGATCGGGAAGATGAACCTGCACTCCCGTCTTTGATAAAAGGAGAACAAGGAATAACTGAGAAGGTAGAAGTGAAAGAAAGTCAAACACAGCCACCAAAGAGATATACGGAAGGGCAACTGATTACGTTAATGAAAACGGCTGGTAGGCATATAGATGATAAGGAGCTTGAGAAAGTATTATCAAAAACGGAAGGCCTTGGAACAGAGGCCACAAGAGCAGGCATTATTACTATGCTAAAGGATCGATTATACATTGAAGTAAAAAAGAACGTAGTGTACGCAACTGCAAAGGCAAAAATATTAATCGATGCTATTGGTTCAGAAATCCTTGCATCACCGGAAATGACTGCTAAATGGGAGCAGAAGTTAAAAGAAATTTCTGAAGGCTCGGCTGTACCGAAGCAATTTATGGATCAAACAAAGAAGATGGTTATACATTTAATTTCATCTAGTCTAGAGCAGGAACAAAAGTGGTCCTTTTCGGATGACCTACGCGATCAATTTACTCCTGGAAAACAAAAAAACAAAAGGCAAACTTATACGAAACTTGGAACTTGTAAAAAATGTGATGGATCTATAGTTGATAAGGGAAGCTTTTACGGATGTTCTAATTATCAAAAAAACCAATGCAATTTTACCATCTCGAAAAAGATTCTTGGGAAAACAATAACACAAAAAAATATTAAACTTCTCCTTTCAGAAGGGAAAACTGAGCTGATAGATGGTTTTAAAAATAAAGACAAAACCTTTAATGCTAGGCTTTTTCTTGATGAGAAGGAGAGTAAAATAAGATTTTTGTTTAACGAACCAGTACCAAAATAA
- the mntR gene encoding transcriptional regulator MntR, translating to MPTPSMEDYIEQIYILIEEKGYARVSDIAEALSVHPSSVTKMVQKLDKDEYLVYEKYRGLRLTTKGNKIGKRLVFRHELLEQFLKIIGVKDENIYVDVEGIEHHLSWDSIDRIGDLVQFFEEDQCRVEALKEIQKQNEQAD from the coding sequence ATGCCAACACCTAGTATGGAAGATTATATCGAACAAATATATATATTAATTGAAGAAAAAGGATACGCTCGGGTATCGGATATTGCCGAAGCGCTGTCTGTACATCCCTCCTCAGTAACAAAAATGGTACAAAAATTAGATAAAGATGAATATTTAGTCTATGAAAAGTATCGAGGTCTTAGATTGACCACTAAAGGTAATAAAATAGGCAAGCGCCTAGTTTTTAGACATGAATTACTTGAACAATTCTTAAAAATTATAGGTGTTAAAGACGAGAATATATATGTGGATGTTGAAGGAATTGAACACCATTTGAGTTGGGATTCCATTGACCGAATCGGGGATCTGGTTCAATTTTTTGAGGAAGACCAGTGCAGAGTGGAAGCATTAAAAGAAATCCAAAAACAAAATGAACAAGCTGATTAA
- a CDS encoding DUF3892 domain-containing protein — protein sequence MESIVALHRNHLGEIISFVTSEGRIISYRKALVEAENGLIQGIQAIEDSEGKISLLPDNDQSFDHYPDLF from the coding sequence GTGGAATCGATTGTTGCACTTCACAGAAATCATTTAGGCGAAATCATCAGCTTTGTGACATCTGAGGGACGTATTATTTCCTATCGAAAAGCTTTGGTGGAAGCTGAAAATGGTTTAATACAAGGGATACAAGCCATCGAGGATTCGGAAGGAAAAATTTCCTTGCTACCCGATAACGATCAGTCCTTTGACCATTATCCAGATTTATTCTAA
- a CDS encoding formate--tetrahydrofolate ligase, whose translation MTKVKSDIEIAQESKMKPIVEIAEKIGLVEDDLELYGKYKAKISNEALSKIKTKENGKIILVTSINPTPAGEGKSTVTVGLGDAFNRIGKKAMIAMREPSLGPTMGIKGGATGGGFSQVLPMEDINLHFTGDLHAITTANNALAALIDNHIQQGNELKIDQRRIVWKRAVDLNDRALRKVIIGLGGPLQGVPREDGFDITVASEIMAVLCLATDLKDLKLRLSKMVVAYNYNKEPVTVGDLGVEGALTLLLKEAIKPNLVQTIEHTPALIHGGPFANIAHGCNSVIATTAAAKLADYVITEGGFGADLGAEKFLHIKSRSAGIKPEAVVIVATIRALKMHGGVEKTELAKENVASLTLGFANLQKHIETIKSFGLPVVVAINKFITDTELEVKTLLEWCERENVAVALTEVWEKGGEGGVELAKKLLSVIEHQENNFHPLYDLSDPLEQKVRTIVQKVYGGKDVEFSQKAKKQLLDFDKFGWSNLAICMAKSQYSLSDDPTKLGRPTDFTVTVREFKPSIGAGFIVALTGEVMTMPGLPKKPAALNMDVDENGKALGLF comes from the coding sequence ATGACAAAAGTAAAGTCAGACATTGAAATTGCACAAGAATCAAAAATGAAGCCGATTGTTGAAATCGCTGAAAAAATTGGTTTAGTAGAAGATGATCTTGAACTCTACGGAAAATATAAAGCAAAAATCTCCAACGAAGCACTATCCAAGATAAAAACGAAAGAAAACGGTAAAATCATCCTTGTTACTTCGATTAATCCAACGCCTGCAGGAGAAGGAAAATCGACGGTTACTGTGGGATTAGGGGATGCATTCAACCGCATTGGAAAAAAAGCAATGATTGCGATGCGAGAGCCTTCTTTAGGACCTACCATGGGAATTAAAGGAGGAGCGACGGGTGGAGGATTTTCTCAAGTACTACCAATGGAAGATATTAACCTTCACTTTACAGGAGATTTACATGCGATTACGACTGCAAACAATGCCCTCGCAGCATTAATCGATAACCATATTCAACAGGGGAATGAATTAAAAATTGATCAGCGTCGTATTGTTTGGAAACGGGCTGTTGATTTAAATGATCGTGCCTTAAGGAAAGTAATTATTGGGCTAGGGGGACCGCTTCAAGGTGTTCCTCGTGAAGATGGTTTTGATATTACTGTAGCCTCTGAGATTATGGCAGTATTATGTTTAGCAACTGATTTAAAGGACTTAAAATTACGATTATCAAAGATGGTCGTTGCCTATAATTACAATAAGGAACCTGTTACAGTGGGTGACCTAGGGGTTGAAGGTGCATTAACTTTGTTATTAAAAGAGGCGATTAAGCCCAATTTAGTTCAAACGATTGAACATACCCCAGCGTTGATTCATGGCGGGCCATTTGCTAATATTGCACACGGTTGTAACAGTGTGATTGCTACTACTGCAGCAGCCAAGTTAGCTGACTATGTCATCACAGAAGGCGGTTTCGGGGCTGATTTAGGAGCGGAAAAATTCCTACATATTAAATCAAGAAGTGCTGGAATTAAACCAGAGGCTGTTGTTATCGTTGCAACTATTCGTGCTCTGAAAATGCATGGAGGAGTTGAGAAAACGGAACTAGCTAAAGAGAATGTGGCTTCATTAACACTTGGATTTGCTAATCTCCAAAAGCACATTGAGACTATAAAAAGTTTTGGATTACCAGTTGTCGTTGCCATTAATAAATTTATCACTGACACCGAGTTAGAGGTAAAAACATTATTAGAATGGTGCGAAAGAGAAAATGTTGCGGTAGCATTAACTGAAGTTTGGGAAAAGGGTGGAGAAGGCGGAGTAGAGCTTGCTAAAAAGCTTCTGTCCGTCATTGAACACCAAGAGAACAATTTCCATCCTTTATATGACTTGTCTGATCCTCTTGAACAAAAGGTAAGAACTATTGTTCAAAAAGTTTACGGAGGCAAGGACGTAGAGTTTTCCCAAAAAGCCAAAAAACAGTTGCTGGATTTTGATAAGTTCGGTTGGTCCAACCTTGCTATTTGTATGGCTAAATCACAATATTCATTATCTGATGATCCTACAAAGCTTGGAAGACCAACAGACTTTACCGTTACGGTAAGAGAATTTAAACCATCAATTGGGGCTGGATTTATTGTTGCGTTGACAGGAGAGGTAATGACCATGCCTGGACTACCTAAAAAACCAGCTGCATTAAATATGGATGTTGATGAAAACGGAAAGGCACTAGGGCTTTTCTAA
- a CDS encoding DegV family protein: MVKTAWVTDSTAFLDEECKNHPDLYTIPLNIMLDGEEYSDGIDLSPSELFERLKHLNSPPKTSQPSVGAFQELYERLAKDYDQIVTVLLSGKLSGTVSSSEQAAKLVDIPVITFDSKILTYPMTAILKEGMKLLNSGNTLEAVLDRMEKIRDTNETYVLVGSLEQLHRGGRMNGVQFFLGSLLNVKPIISIEDGVLHAKEKVRSEKKAKEKILDYLRASHEKYQFREVYILYGLHEDQAISWKAELEQQFPSLTVICCPLGAVIGVHAGENTLGISWHNALI, translated from the coding sequence TTGGTCAAAACGGCTTGGGTAACTGATAGTACTGCATTTTTAGATGAAGAATGTAAAAATCATCCAGATTTATATACAATCCCACTAAATATAATGCTAGACGGGGAGGAATATTCAGATGGCATTGACTTATCTCCATCTGAATTGTTTGAGCGATTAAAGCATTTGAACTCTCCTCCTAAAACTTCACAGCCTTCTGTTGGTGCGTTTCAAGAATTATATGAGCGGCTTGCAAAAGACTATGACCAAATTGTAACGGTTCTTCTATCTGGTAAACTTAGTGGAACAGTTTCTTCGAGTGAGCAGGCAGCAAAGCTTGTTGATATCCCTGTAATCACTTTTGATTCAAAAATACTGACCTATCCAATGACTGCCATACTAAAAGAGGGAATGAAACTTCTTAATAGCGGCAACACCCTAGAAGCAGTTCTTGATCGGATGGAAAAGATAAGGGATACCAATGAGACTTATGTCCTTGTTGGTAGTTTAGAACAGCTTCACCGCGGCGGAAGGATGAATGGAGTACAATTTTTCTTAGGTAGTTTGCTAAATGTTAAACCCATCATCTCAATTGAAGATGGAGTACTACATGCAAAGGAAAAAGTACGAAGTGAGAAAAAGGCTAAAGAAAAAATCCTTGATTATTTGAGGGCATCTCACGAAAAGTATCAATTCAGAGAAGTTTATATATTATACGGTTTACATGAAGATCAGGCAATTAGTTGGAAGGCTGAGTTAGAGCAACAGTTTCCGTCATTAACAGTGATTTGTTGTCCATTAGGTGCTGTTATTGGCGTGCATGCCGGAGAAAATACACTTGGAATAAGCTGGCATAATGCATTGATATAA